The window GCTTGCCATTGCTCCGGTCTCGAAGCCGATACGCACTGCATGTGGAGCACGTTTGTGAAGCAGTTCGGTTAAGGCGCCGGGATCTGACTTTGCCCTTCCCTCGAAGAGAACCTGGCCTGTTTCGCTGACCACACACACAGAGGTCTCCCTTTGCGAGACGTCGAGCCCAACATATTGCTTCATGACATCCTCCGATTTGTTGGATTGCGCGAGGCCTTGAGAACAGCGGACAATTTTGTTCTGCATCCACCGGCAGCAATTACGTCATCGTCTGCAATATTGACCCCTCAATGGAGTGGGCCCCTTCGGGCGGACAGAATCAGGTCGCTGGATTGACCGTCTGCCGGGAATGTTGATTCTCGAACTGTAGCGGGCTGATATAGCCGAGAGCCGAGTGGAGCCTTCGGGTATTGTAGACGCCGTCGATAAATTGGGAAAGATTTTCGACAACGTCGGCAAATGTCTCGAACGCCATTGGATAGACGCCCTCGACCTTGAGCGTCTTTCATGAAGCTTTCGGCCTTGGCGTTGTCGTACGGATTGCCTCGTCGACCCATGGACCCTTCGATGCCGTGGTTGGCGAGGTAGTCGCGGTAGGTCTTGGCAGCATATTGCGATCCCCTATCGGAATGATGGACACAGCCGGGCGGCGGCTTTCGTGTCTCGATCGCGACGGAAAGGGCAGCGAGCGTCAACCGCGCGTCGATGG is drawn from Nitrobacteraceae bacterium AZCC 2146 and contains these coding sequences:
- a CDS encoding transposase InsO family protein (product_source=COG2801; cath_funfam=3.30.420.10; cog=COG2801; pfam=PF00665; superfamily=53098) — protein: MRRRFTTTADSDHDQPIFPNRAETVALDGPDKLWVADITYVPIVGSFVYVAVILDAWSRRVVGYAISRSIDARLTLAALSVAIETRKPPPGCVHHSDRGSQYAAKTYRDYLANHGIEGSMGRRGNPYDNAKAESFMKDAQGRGRLSNGVRDICRRCRKSFPIYRRRLQYPKAPLGSRLYQPATVRESTFPADGQSSDLILSARRGPLH